A genomic segment from Pseudobacteroides sp. encodes:
- the noc gene encoding nucleoid occlusion protein, protein MLENRVQEERNIKKENIKNMSYIRIENIRPNPYQPRKQFNISSLEELCESIKQYGVIQPINVRRISNSTYELVAGERRLRAATMAGLEEIPAIVVNIDDNDSAVIALIENLQREDLNYMEEAEGYNNLIKDHGFTQDELAQKIGKSQSTIANKIRLLKLGPLVKKILKDNNLTERHARALLKLHDEQLQMKVLKHVCEKGMNVKKTEELVDRAIERYTNKPNNLNNTGNANTPKEAVHEKKFTRAIRDIRIFVNTIKQAIDLMKKSGVNAKAAQLDRGEYMEFIIRIPKGGNT, encoded by the coding sequence ATGCTGGAAAACAGGGTTCAAGAAGAAAGAAACATTAAGAAAGAGAACATTAAAAACATGTCCTACATAAGGATTGAAAACATTAGGCCCAATCCTTATCAACCAAGAAAGCAGTTTAATATCTCTTCTCTGGAGGAGTTATGTGAATCAATTAAGCAGTATGGAGTTATTCAACCTATCAATGTAAGAAGGATATCAAACAGTACATATGAGTTGGTAGCAGGAGAGAGGAGACTAAGGGCGGCTACAATGGCAGGACTTGAAGAGATTCCGGCAATTGTAGTAAACATAGATGATAATGATTCTGCCGTAATTGCATTGATAGAAAACCTGCAAAGAGAAGATTTAAACTACATGGAAGAGGCGGAAGGATATAACAATCTTATCAAGGATCACGGGTTTACACAAGATGAGCTTGCACAGAAGATAGGAAAAAGCCAGTCTACCATAGCAAATAAAATAAGGCTTCTCAAATTGGGGCCATTGGTTAAGAAAATACTTAAGGACAATAATCTTACAGAGAGACATGCACGAGCATTACTCAAGCTGCATGATGAACAGCTGCAAATGAAGGTTTTGAAACATGTTTGTGAAAAGGGGATGAACGTAAAGAAAACGGAAGAGCTTGTAGACAGGGCAATAGAGAGATATACAAACAAGCCCAATAATTTAAATAATACAGGCAATGCCAATACTCCTAAAGAAGCAGTACATGAAAAGAAATTTACAAGGGCTATTAGGGATATAAGAATTTTTGTGAACACCATAAAACAGGCAATAGATCTGATGAAAAAATCGGGAGTTAATGCAAAAGCAGCACAGCTTGATAGAGGAGAATACATGGAATTTATTATAAGAATACCTAAAGGTGGAAATACTTAA
- a CDS encoding stalk domain-containing protein, which yields MKSKFILIIKLFILAAFVFSSPYMEVNAKDVRIIVKSFNIKNARPETINGITYLPLRSIFQSLGWKVNWNTKEKSVVCTFEDRQMRFRHGSREIDVNKKYELMDFPFKIIKNKGYLPKKFITQQFGIKVRWNKKDNIIITSDEDTTSITVNGGNNIVVVGDGIIVNIFEPCSVETINDMISLSDKLLALSNAEDAIVKYNEILDNISRDELPDVYSHVMNNIANAYSKLSEYKHTKSNIKKAIDCYQQAITFYKETEDCANYSIILNNLGNAYRVLFDISGDKSLLQKAVNLYKESLNFYTLTKYPMDYALLQYNMGKSYSHLENWDLSIDCLLKAKEVLTKALDVYTIDNSPSYYALINYNLGSIKFMLESIYPLEGGTNNFSNHFNEALKIWSAESYPMNYAKVHEYLGFMCVNSYEKTDILDYLYKAKDEYEEAYKFYSLERSPFKYASINYEIGKLKIYALNSNIYKESISEAAVSFKNCLEVFTADQYPKYYKASLSALDNLKNINN from the coding sequence ATGAAAAGTAAGTTTATCTTAATTATAAAACTTTTCATATTAGCGGCATTTGTATTTAGTTCGCCATATATGGAGGTTAATGCAAAAGATGTAAGAATTATAGTTAAAAGCTTTAATATAAAAAATGCTCGGCCTGAGACTATTAATGGCATAACATACTTGCCATTAAGGAGCATTTTTCAGTCTTTAGGCTGGAAGGTTAATTGGAATACAAAAGAAAAGTCTGTGGTCTGTACCTTTGAAGACAGACAAATGAGATTCAGACATGGAAGCAGAGAAATTGATGTTAATAAAAAATATGAACTAATGGATTTTCCTTTTAAAATAATAAAAAATAAAGGTTATCTACCAAAAAAGTTTATTACACAGCAGTTTGGTATTAAAGTTAGATGGAATAAGAAAGACAACATAATTATAACTTCCGACGAAGATACTACCAGTATAACTGTTAATGGAGGAAATAACATTGTAGTTGTAGGAGACGGAATAATTGTAAACATATTTGAGCCATGCAGTGTTGAAACAATCAATGACATGATAAGTTTATCCGATAAGCTCCTTGCCTTAAGCAATGCTGAAGATGCCATAGTAAAGTATAATGAAATCCTTGATAATATTTCAAGAGATGAATTGCCTGATGTTTATTCTCATGTTATGAACAATATTGCCAATGCATACAGTAAGTTATCTGAGTATAAGCATACCAAAAGCAACATAAAAAAAGCAATAGATTGCTACCAGCAAGCAATTACTTTTTATAAGGAGACTGAGGATTGTGCAAATTACTCCATAATACTAAACAACCTTGGAAATGCATATAGGGTACTATTCGATATATCTGGAGATAAATCATTATTGCAAAAAGCTGTTAATTTGTATAAGGAATCTCTGAATTTCTATACATTAACCAAGTACCCTATGGATTATGCTCTTTTACAATACAATATGGGCAAGTCATATTCCCATCTGGAAAACTGGGATTTATCAATAGATTGTCTTCTCAAGGCAAAGGAGGTGTTAACAAAAGCACTTGATGTTTATACCATTGATAACTCACCTTCATATTATGCACTTATTAACTACAATTTAGGATCAATCAAATTTATGCTTGAAAGTATATATCCTTTGGAAGGAGGTACCAATAATTTTTCAAATCATTTTAATGAAGCATTAAAAATATGGTCAGCAGAAAGCTATCCAATGAACTATGCTAAAGTTCATGAATATTTAGGTTTTATGTGTGTAAATTCATATGAAAAGACAGACATACTGGATTATTTATATAAGGCAAAAGATGAATATGAAGAGGCTTATAAATTTTATTCATTAGAGCGCAGCCCATTTAAATATGCAAGCATAAACTATGAAATCGGCAAATTAAAAATTTATGCTTTAAATTCAAATATTTACAAAGAAAGTATTTCAGAAGCTGCTGTTTCTTTTAAAAATTGTCTTGAGGTATTTACTGCTGATCAGTATCCAAAGTATTACAAAGCTTCCCTTTCCGCATTAGACAATTTAAAAAATATTAATAATTAA